In Bacteroidia bacterium, a single genomic region encodes these proteins:
- a CDS encoding T9SS type A sorting domain-containing protein, with translation MMKYYLLSVVAILFTCSATAQQVKLYPSVTPKIVSGSNHDTLYNPFAGGLVGPQFSNIDMNFDGKQDLLVFDISGNQILPFIDEGERGEMSFRYRQDYADFFPPARNFMLLADYNNDGLPDFFTYSRLGSGMEIWENTSENDQLSFELRTPQVLFPHNNYETNVFIGNTDLPALTDVDGDGRLDILNFGTLGGYVYYYRNVSLNPDSLRFCLMDECFGKWLESSTTNAPILGISCGPRDTNCNRLRLEDPDEGQNKKHAGSTLLALDMDGDNDKDLVVGDISYPNLILYTNGTKELNNGGVDTFISYDTAFPASTVPVDIFYSPAAFYVDVNGDGIRDMVSAPFEPRAGKKLNQVWLYLNNGADNNPDFEFKTSRFLQEEMLDLGSKTAPVFVDIDADGDMDLIVATAGEYMENFNMADRLVLYENIGSATDPIYVLKDDDYLSLKQQGHSDLRPAFGDINGDNSSDLLIGTRFGNFIYYENTAEAGNPMEFTFKTNDFKNMGSDIGYITAPFIYDLNGDGKNDLIIGEAGGNINYYQNTGQTGNPSYTLITETLGNIHTNSFFYTYDYDTSGNIIDSTIVMESTGASAPVIADFNGDGTPELVSGSLNGKIFFFEVGADPNAEWQELDTVFYNYILERGVNRKLGYFSTVTTASINKDSLPDLIVGSERGGLVFFSSIDEGLDSSGSVGITPKPAATIQVRVFPNPAQDELNLSISNPSSAANYHVEMIGLTGQTVYLNNLENGRNSIIIPTDDLPRGIYLLRITDRNSSVHYTTQKVVLR, from the coding sequence ATGATGAAGTATTACTTACTCTCTGTCGTTGCCATTCTCTTCACCTGTTCTGCAACCGCTCAGCAGGTGAAGCTCTACCCAAGTGTTACTCCGAAGATCGTATCAGGTTCAAACCACGACACACTCTATAATCCCTTTGCCGGGGGGCTGGTTGGTCCGCAATTCTCCAATATTGACATGAACTTCGATGGAAAGCAGGATCTTCTGGTATTCGATATTTCAGGAAACCAGATACTGCCTTTTATTGACGAGGGAGAGCGGGGGGAAATGTCCTTTCGCTACCGCCAGGATTATGCAGACTTCTTTCCACCTGCGCGTAATTTCATGCTGCTGGCCGACTATAACAATGACGGCTTGCCTGATTTCTTTACTTATTCACGCCTCGGCAGCGGCATGGAGATCTGGGAAAATACTTCTGAAAATGATCAGCTTTCATTTGAATTGCGCACGCCACAGGTGCTGTTTCCACACAATAATTATGAAACCAACGTTTTCATCGGGAACACGGATTTACCCGCGCTGACGGATGTGGATGGAGATGGCAGGCTGGATATTCTGAACTTCGGAACGCTGGGCGGATATGTATATTACTACCGCAATGTTTCATTAAATCCTGACAGCCTGAGGTTTTGCCTCATGGATGAGTGCTTCGGAAAATGGCTGGAAAGCTCCACCACCAACGCTCCGATCCTCGGTATCAGTTGCGGCCCGCGAGATACGAACTGCAACAGATTGCGTTTAGAAGATCCGGATGAAGGACAAAATAAAAAACATGCCGGCTCCACGCTCCTTGCGCTGGATATGGATGGCGACAATGATAAAGACCTTGTGGTGGGAGATATCAGTTACCCAAACCTCATTTTGTATACCAACGGCACTAAAGAACTTAACAATGGAGGAGTGGATACTTTCATTTCGTATGATACGGCTTTCCCGGCCTCTACCGTGCCGGTAGATATTTTCTATTCGCCCGCAGCCTTTTATGTTGATGTAAACGGAGACGGCATCAGGGATATGGTTTCCGCGCCCTTCGAACCAAGAGCTGGGAAAAAACTGAACCAGGTGTGGCTCTATCTGAACAACGGTGCCGACAACAATCCCGACTTTGAATTCAAAACCAGCAGATTCCTTCAGGAGGAGATGCTGGACCTGGGAAGCAAGACGGCACCGGTATTTGTGGATATTGACGCAGACGGAGACATGGACCTGATTGTGGCTACCGCAGGAGAGTACATGGAAAATTTCAATATGGCAGACCGGCTTGTGCTCTATGAGAATATCGGGTCGGCCACCGATCCGATATACGTACTCAAGGACGATGATTATCTTTCTTTAAAACAGCAGGGACATTCTGATCTGCGACCGGCTTTCGGAGATATTAATGGTGATAATTCGTCAGACCTGCTCATCGGCACGCGCTTCGGAAATTTCATCTATTATGAAAATACCGCAGAAGCTGGAAACCCAATGGAGTTTACCTTCAAGACAAATGATTTCAAAAATATGGGGAGCGACATTGGATATATAACGGCTCCATTTATTTATGATTTAAATGGCGATGGAAAAAATGACCTGATCATTGGAGAAGCCGGAGGCAACATAAATTATTACCAGAATACTGGCCAAACCGGAAATCCTTCTTATACTTTGATTACCGAAACGCTTGGGAATATTCACACCAACTCCTTTTTCTACACCTATGATTATGATACCTCCGGAAATATCATTGACTCCACAATTGTTATGGAATCTACCGGAGCATCTGCGCCTGTAATTGCCGATTTTAACGGAGACGGAACGCCTGAACTGGTGAGCGGATCGCTGAACGGCAAAATATTCTTTTTTGAAGTTGGCGCTGATCCCAACGCTGAATGGCAGGAACTGGATACCGTATTTTATAATTACATTTTAGAGCGGGGCGTAAACAGAAAACTTGGGTATTTCTCTACCGTTACCACAGCTTCCATTAATAAGGATTCATTGCCTGACCTGATCGTGGGCAGCGAGCGGGGCGGCCTCGTATTCTTCAGCAGTATAGACGAGGGGCTGGACTCCTCCGGGTCTGTAGGAATTACACCAAAACCCGCAGCAACCATTCAGGTGCGGGTATTCCCCAATCCTGCGCAGGATGAATTGAATCTCTCCATCAGCAACCCTTCTTCGGCTGCCAATTATCATGTAGAAATGATCGGATTGACCGGACAAACGGTTTATCTTAATAATTTGGAAAACGGCAGGAATTCCATTATTATTCCTACCGATGATTTGCCACGTGGCATTTACTTATTGCGAATTACTGACAGGAACAGCAGTGTTCATTACACAACTCAAAAGGTTGTTTTGCGATAA
- a CDS encoding GDYXXLXY domain-containing protein — MNSKKIIMIVFVMVALVQIYVPAKMIMDRENVLRTGTEYKFRTAPVDPSDPFRGKYITLNFAENTVGVQNEDDWVSGESVYLSLKTDEEGFVKINSVSKEKPDESEDFLKAKVWFVSGDTTNILTVQYPFDRYYMEESKAYPAELAYIDSQQNDSLETYALVRIKNGEAVLKDVLIDGISINEIVKAQQEE; from the coding sequence ATGAATAGCAAAAAAATAATTATGATCGTTTTTGTAATGGTTGCGCTGGTGCAAATTTATGTTCCTGCCAAAATGATTATGGACCGGGAGAACGTATTGCGCACGGGAACTGAATACAAATTCAGGACAGCACCGGTTGATCCGTCCGATCCTTTCAGAGGGAAGTACATTACCCTGAACTTTGCAGAGAACACCGTGGGAGTTCAAAATGAAGACGACTGGGTTTCGGGTGAATCCGTTTATCTTTCTCTGAAAACGGATGAGGAAGGTTTTGTTAAAATTAATTCGGTATCAAAGGAAAAGCCTGATGAAAGCGAGGATTTCCTGAAAGCCAAAGTGTGGTTTGTTTCGGGAGATACGACAAATATATTGACAGTTCAGTATCCATTTGACAGGTATTATATGGAGGAATCAAAGGCTTACCCAGCGGAATTGGCCTACATTGATTCCCAGCAGAACGATAGTTTAGAAACGTATGCTTTGGTGAGAATTAAAAACGGGGAGGCCGTGCTGAAGGACGTGCTGATTGATGGCATTTCAATAAATGAAATAGTAAAAGCTCAGCAGGAAGAATAA
- a CDS encoding DUF2157 domain-containing protein: protein MSVLKSLPELLQAEVITPETADKIRDYYNSKESSSVNRLFIVFGILGAILVGLGIILIIAHNWDEFSRTVKVVFAFLPLLAGQVLCGYSLIKQPDSTAWKEASTAFLFFAVGASISLVSQIYNIPGNLSSFLMTWMLLCLPLVYVMKSSVTSLLYIIGITYFACETNYWSYPSTESYWYWLMFAGVLPHYYYLYGKQPDSNFMVMHNWIFPVSLIIALGTVAKNTDELMFIAYMSLFGVFYLVGMSGYFRQQKTRNNSFRVLGSAGTLILLLILSFDGFWEDLRSRNLLLNEIILAPEFYASVVLSLAAAGLFYINFKKERIKANEPFAFIFMLFIVTFIIGGVLPFAVVLINLYVLTIGILTIMDGAKKFHLGILNYGLLIITALVVCRFFDTDLSFVMRGILFVSVGAGFFATNYWMLKKRKTNE, encoded by the coding sequence ATGAGTGTACTGAAAAGCCTGCCGGAGCTTCTGCAAGCGGAAGTGATCACACCTGAAACGGCAGACAAAATCCGCGATTATTATAATAGCAAGGAAAGTTCATCCGTCAACCGGCTATTCATAGTTTTTGGAATACTGGGCGCTATTTTAGTCGGGCTGGGAATTATCCTGATCATCGCTCATAATTGGGACGAATTTTCAAGAACGGTGAAGGTGGTGTTTGCTTTTTTACCGCTTCTTGCGGGCCAGGTGCTTTGCGGTTATAGCCTTATTAAACAACCGGACAGCACCGCCTGGAAAGAGGCCAGCACGGCTTTTTTGTTTTTTGCCGTGGGGGCAAGCATTTCGTTGGTCAGCCAGATTTATAATATTCCCGGCAACCTCAGTTCCTTTCTGATGACGTGGATGTTGCTGTGCCTGCCGCTGGTTTACGTAATGAAGTCCTCCGTTACCTCTTTGCTTTATATTATCGGGATAACTTATTTCGCCTGCGAAACCAATTATTGGTCATATCCATCCACCGAATCCTATTGGTACTGGCTAATGTTTGCGGGCGTTTTGCCGCATTATTATTATTTGTACGGAAAGCAGCCTGATAGCAATTTCATGGTGATGCACAACTGGATTTTTCCGGTTTCGCTGATCATTGCACTTGGCACCGTGGCGAAAAATACGGATGAATTAATGTTCATTGCCTATATGAGCCTGTTTGGCGTATTTTATCTGGTTGGGATGTCAGGATATTTCAGGCAGCAAAAAACGCGGAACAACAGCTTCAGGGTATTAGGTTCAGCGGGCACGCTTATTCTGCTGCTGATATTGAGCTTCGATGGGTTTTGGGAAGATTTGCGAAGCAGGAATCTTCTTTTAAATGAAATAATATTGGCGCCTGAATTTTATGCTTCTGTGGTTTTATCATTGGCGGCAGCGGGGCTTTTTTATATTAATTTCAAAAAGGAAAGGATAAAGGCAAATGAACCCTTCGCATTTATTTTTATGCTGTTTATCGTCACTTTTATAATTGGAGGGGTTTTGCCTTTTGCCGTGGTATTGATCAATTTGTATGTTCTTACCATTGGGATTTTGACAATTATGGATGGCGCGAAAAAGTTCCATTTGGGAATATTAAATTATGGGTTGCTGATAATTACAGCGTTGGTGGTTTGCCGGTTTTTTGACACCGACCTGAGTTTTGTAATGCGGGGAATTTTGTTCGTATCAGTGGGAGCAGGGTTTTTTGCAACAAACTATTGGATGCTTAAAAAGAGGAAAACAAATGAATAG
- a CDS encoding 2-oxo acid dehydrogenase subunit E2 translates to MAREVKVPKMAEGADSATVSEILVKEGDTVEKEQSLITVESDKASLEVPSDAAGKVKEIKVAEGDEISVGDVILLLEDENGEDGDKEEDEEETPEEDQKEKPEKKEKEKEEENDKEVKEEPKEKKDKDKKEAKPEKEESSQEEEEKNKAKEKDKKEKSSEEEKPQVEAESRSETDEAAAGPSARRLARELSVKLTEIRGSGPEGRILEDDVKAFASEIISGRATAAPESSLPDFSRWGKVERKPLSGIRKTTAQHVASAWRQIPHVTHFDEADVTGLEKFREDYGEEVAKKGGKLTVTAILLKISAVALQEFPEFNASLDMQKNEMVLKHYIHIGIAADTENGLLVPVIRDVDKKPVIDLALELDQMAEKARNQKLTKEEMEGGNFIISNLGGIGGTNFTPIIYQPQVAILGVSRTATKPVWRNEQFEPRQVLPLSLSYDHRMIDGATAARFLRWICEVIEKPYKMLLE, encoded by the coding sequence ATGGCAAGAGAAGTGAAAGTCCCGAAAATGGCTGAAGGTGCTGATTCGGCAACCGTAAGTGAAATCCTGGTGAAGGAAGGAGATACTGTGGAGAAAGAGCAGTCGCTGATTACCGTGGAATCTGACAAGGCTTCCCTGGAAGTGCCGTCTGACGCTGCCGGAAAGGTGAAAGAAATAAAAGTTGCTGAGGGAGATGAAATTTCTGTGGGGGATGTGATCCTGCTTCTGGAAGATGAAAATGGGGAGGATGGGGACAAGGAGGAAGATGAGGAAGAAACTCCGGAGGAAGACCAGAAAGAAAAGCCAGAGAAAAAAGAAAAAGAAAAGGAGGAGGAAAATGATAAAGAGGTAAAAGAGGAACCAAAGGAAAAGAAGGATAAAGATAAAAAAGAGGCTAAGCCGGAAAAAGAAGAATCATCGCAAGAAGAAGAAGAGAAAAATAAAGCTAAAGAGAAAGACAAGAAAGAAAAATCCAGTGAAGAGGAGAAACCGCAAGTAGAGGCGGAATCCAGGTCAGAAACTGATGAGGCCGCAGCAGGGCCTTCAGCGAGAAGGCTGGCGCGGGAACTTAGCGTGAAGCTGACGGAAATACGCGGCAGCGGACCGGAAGGACGAATCCTGGAAGATGATGTAAAAGCATTCGCCAGCGAAATTATATCGGGCCGGGCGACTGCCGCACCTGAAAGCAGCTTGCCGGACTTCTCGCGATGGGGAAAGGTGGAGCGCAAGCCGCTCAGCGGAATCAGGAAAACAACGGCTCAGCACGTAGCCAGTGCCTGGCGACAGATCCCGCACGTTACGCATTTCGATGAAGCTGACGTTACAGGGCTGGAGAAATTCCGCGAAGATTATGGCGAGGAAGTAGCTAAAAAGGGAGGTAAACTCACGGTAACGGCCATTTTACTGAAGATCTCCGCAGTCGCTTTACAAGAATTCCCGGAATTTAACGCCAGCCTTGATATGCAGAAAAACGAGATGGTGCTGAAGCATTACATCCATATCGGGATTGCTGCAGATACGGAGAACGGGCTGTTGGTACCGGTAATCCGCGATGTGGACAAAAAGCCGGTAATTGATTTAGCCCTGGAACTTGACCAAATGGCTGAAAAGGCCCGGAACCAAAAGCTGACAAAGGAGGAGATGGAGGGCGGAAACTTCATCATCTCCAATCTTGGCGGCATTGGCGGAACCAACTTCACGCCTATCATTTATCAGCCGCAGGTAGCTATTTTGGGCGTGAGCCGAACTGCAACAAAACCCGTTTGGCGCAACGAACAATTCGAGCCGCGGCAAGTCCTTCCGCTTTCGCTCAGCTATGACCACAGGATGATTGATGGTGCAACTGCCGCCCGCTTCCTCCGCTGGATCTGCGAAGTGATAGAAAAACCCTACAAAATGCTGCTGGAATGA